The proteins below are encoded in one region of Thermococcus peptonophilus:
- a CDS encoding GTP cyclohydrolase IV, protein MFVETQEEVPEIREPLRRVGITNLRTVAKINWKGREYTFLPLIEVTIDVPAEKKGIHMSRLVESITEAMSEAVEEEVAKVHSSLEELGKCVIGRLEGKHPHKRAEVWIKTHLIIPRITPASKKTSYEPYDVEVGVIKNEDGSFEKVLRVRVVGNTACPHAMANNNGKTHIQRAIGELEIRAPFEEEIPLEEMIDVVESSFSHPTYTLLKTVDENAVVQGMYRNPKFVEDVAREIFAKAKKKFKGKIHVKVISNESIHKHDVIAETWN, encoded by the coding sequence ATGTTCGTCGAGACACAGGAAGAAGTTCCCGAAATCAGAGAGCCGCTCCGGAGAGTCGGCATAACTAACCTAAGGACTGTCGCTAAGATAAACTGGAAGGGAAGGGAGTACACCTTCCTCCCGCTCATAGAGGTAACCATCGACGTGCCAGCGGAGAAGAAGGGCATCCACATGAGCAGGCTCGTGGAGAGCATAACCGAGGCTATGAGCGAAGCTGTCGAGGAAGAAGTTGCAAAAGTCCACAGCTCCCTAGAGGAGCTTGGAAAGTGCGTCATAGGGCGGCTCGAAGGAAAGCACCCGCACAAGAGGGCTGAGGTCTGGATCAAGACTCACCTCATCATCCCGAGGATCACTCCGGCCAGCAAAAAGACGAGCTACGAGCCCTACGACGTTGAGGTAGGCGTCATAAAGAACGAGGACGGCTCCTTCGAGAAGGTTCTGCGCGTCAGGGTGGTAGGGAACACGGCCTGCCCGCACGCCATGGCGAACAACAACGGCAAAACCCACATCCAGAGGGCCATCGGCGAGCTGGAGATAAGGGCACCCTTTGAGGAGGAAATCCCGCTCGAAGAGATGATAGACGTCGTCGAAAGCTCCTTCAGCCATCCGACTTACACTCTCCTGAAGACAGTGGACGAGAACGCCGTAGTTCAAGGAATGTACAGAAACCCGAAGTTCGTTGAGGACGTTGCCAGGGAGATATTCGCAAAGGCGAAGAAGAAATTCAAAGGCAAAATCCACGTGAAGGTTATCAGCAACGAGAGCATTCACAAGCACGACGTCATAGCCGAGACGTGGAACTGA
- a CDS encoding UPF0179 family protein, translated as MIIHQEVLKVAIITLVGEKLAKPGVEFIFYGPAEPCKTCKLAGVCVGNLEPGRRYKILRVRSMPSHSCPLHEGKVRVVEVVEPSIEVAIEPRLAVVGSVITLKLEDCPDLDKRDLFRPEGLFDGDSVKIIEITGEVECNGKTYKIAKVMRKKN; from the coding sequence ATGATCATCCATCAGGAGGTGTTGAAAGTGGCCATAATCACGTTAGTTGGGGAAAAGCTCGCAAAACCGGGAGTTGAGTTCATATTCTACGGCCCGGCCGAGCCGTGCAAGACCTGCAAGCTCGCAGGCGTTTGTGTCGGCAACCTTGAACCTGGAAGGCGCTACAAGATTCTCAGGGTAAGGAGTATGCCTTCCCACTCCTGCCCGCTGCACGAGGGAAAGGTCAGGGTAGTGGAAGTAGTCGAGCCGAGCATAGAGGTGGCAATAGAGCCCAGGCTGGCGGTAGTGGGGTCAGTGATAACGCTGAAGCTCGAGGACTGCCCCGACCTGGACAAAAGGGACCTTTTCAGACCGGAAGGGCTCTTTGACGGAGACAGCGTGAAGATAATCGAAATAACGGGAGAAGTCGAGTGCAACGGCAAGACCTACAAGATAGCCAAGGTCATGAGGAAGAAGAATTGA